From a region of the Pongo pygmaeus isolate AG05252 chromosome 5, NHGRI_mPonPyg2-v2.0_pri, whole genome shotgun sequence genome:
- the FOXP4 gene encoding forkhead box protein P4 isoform X4, protein MMVESASETIRSAPSGQNGVGSLSGQADGSSGGATGTTASGTGREVTTGADSNGEMSPAELLHFQQQQALQVARQFLLQQASGLSSPGNNDSKQSASAVQVPVSVAMMSPQMLTPQQMQQILSPPQLQALLQQQQALMLQQLQEYYKKQQEQLHLQLLTQQQAGKPQPKEALGNKQLAFQQQLLQMQQLQQQHLLNLQRQGLVSLQPNQASGPLQTLPQASPVSPTAAVCPTDLPQLWKGEGAPGQPAEDSVKQEGLDLTGTAATATSFAVPPKVSPPLSHHTLPNGQPTVLTSRRDSSSHEETPSSHPLYGHGECKWPGCETLCEDLGQFIKHLNTEHALDDRSTAQCRVQMQVVQQLEIQLAKESERLQAMMAHLHMRPSEPKPFSQPVTVSAADSFPDGLVHPPTSAAAPVTPLRPPGLGSASLHGGGPARRRSSDKFCSPISSELAQNHEFYKNADVRPPFTYASLIRQAILETPDRQLTLNEIYNWFTRMFAYFRRNTATWKNAVRHNLSLHKCFVRVENVKGAVWTVDEREYQKRRPPKMTGSPTLVKNMISGLSYGALNASYQAALAESSFPLLNSPGMLNPGSASSLLPLSHDDVGAPVEPLPSNGSSSPPRLSPPQYRRSLALLPRLECNGKILAHCNLCLLGSRDSPASASQVAGITGACHHARLIILYLVENGVLPCWPGWSRTPDFSHQVQVKEEPAEAEEDRQPGPPLGTPNPSASGPPEDRDLEEELPGEELS, encoded by the exons GCTCTCCAAGTGGCCCGGCAGTTCCTGCTGCAGCAGGCCTCAGGCCTGAGCTCCCCAGGGAACAATGACAGCAAACAGTCTGCCTCTGCTGTGCAG GTGCCTGTATCGGTGGCCATGATGTCGCCGCAGATGCTTACCCCGCAACAGATGCAGCAGATCCTGTCGCCCCCGCAGCTGCAGGCCTTGCTCCAGCAGCAGCAAGCCCTCATGCTCCAGCAG CTGCAGGAGTACTACAAGAAGCAGCAGgagcagctccacctgcagctccTCACCCAGCAGCAGGCTGGGAAGCCGCAGCCCAAAGAG GCACTGGGGAACAAGCAGCTGGCCTTCCAGCAGCAGCTCCTGCAAATGCAACAGTTGCAGCAGCAGCACCTGCTCAACCTGCAGAGGCAGGGGCTGGTCAGCCTGCAGCCCAACCAAGCCTCGGGGCCCCTCCAGACCCTTCCGCAAG CCTCCCCTGTCTCTCCCACAGCAGCTGTTTGCCCAACAGACCTGCCCCAGCTGTGGAAGGGCGAGGGTGCCCCCGGGCAGCCTGCCGAGGACAGCGTCAAGCAGGAGGGGCTGGACCTCACTGGCACGGCCGCCACCGCTACCTCGTTCGCCGTTCCCCCCAAGGTCTCACCCCCCCTCTCCCACCATACCCTGCCCAACGGACAGCCCACTGTGCTCACATCTCGGAGAGACAG CTCTTCCCACGAGGAGACCCCCAGCTCCCACCCCCTGTACGGACATGGAGAGTGCAAGTGGCCAGGCTGTGAGACCCTGTGTGAAGACCTGGGCCAGTTTATCAA ACACCTCAACACAGAGCACGCCCTGGATGACCGGAGTACAGCCCAGTGCCGGGTACAGATGCAGGTGGTGCAGCAGCTGGAGATCCAG CTCGCCAAGGAGAGCGAGCGGCTGCAGGCCATGATGGCCCACCTGCACATGCGGCCCTCGGAACCCAAGCCCTTCAGCCAGCCA GTGACCGTCTCTGCAGCAGACTCGTTCCCAGATGGTCTCGTGCACCCCCCGACCTCGGCCGCAGCCCCTGTCACCCCCCTACGGCCCCCTGGCCTGGGCTCTGCCTCCCTGCATGGTGGGGGCCCAGCCCGTCGGAGAAGCAGCGACAAGTTCTGCTCCCCCATCTCCTCAG AGCTGGCCCAGAATCATGAGTTCTACAAGAACGCCGACGTCCGGCCCCCCTTCACCTACGCCTCCCTCATCCGCCAG GCCATCCTGGAAACCCCTGACAGGCAGCTGACCCTGAATGAGATCTATAACTGGTTCACCAGGATGTTCGCCTATTTCCGCAGAAACACTGCCACCTGGAAG AACGCCGTGCGCCACAACCTCAGCCTGCACAAGTGCTTCGTCCGCGTGGAGAACGTCAAGGGTGCCGTGTGGACTGTGGACGAGCGGGAGTATCAGAAGCGGAGACCGCCAAAGATGACAGG GAGCCCCACCCTGGTGAAGAACATGATCTCGGGCCTCAGCTATGGAGCACTTAATGCCAGCTACCAG GCCGCCCTGGCCGAGAGCAGCTTCCCCCTCCTCAACAGCCCTGGCATGCTGAACCCTGGCTCCGCCAGCAGCCTGCTGCCCCTCAGCCACGATGACGTGGGTGCCCCCGTAGAGCCGCTGCCCAGCAACGGCAGCAGCAGCCCTCCTcgcctctccccaccccagtACAG acggagtctcgctctattacccaggctggagtgtaatggcaagatcttggctcactgcaacctctgcctcctgggttcacgtgattctcctgcctcagcctcccaagtagctggaattacaggcgcctgccaccacgcccgactaattattttgtatttagtagagaatggggttttaccatgctggccaggctggtctcgaactcctgatttcag CCACCAGGTGCAGGTGAAGGAGGAGCCAGCAGAGGCGGAGGAAGACAGGCAGCCCGGGCCTCCCCTGGGCACCCCTAACCCCAGCGCCTCGGGGCCTCCGGAAGACAGGGACCTGGAGGAGGAGCTGCCGGGAGAAGAACTGTCCTAA
- the FOXP4 gene encoding forkhead box protein P4 isoform X9, whose amino-acid sequence MMVESASETIRSAPSGQNGVGSLSGQADGSSGGATGTTASGTGREVTTGADSNGEMSPAELLHFQQQQALQVARQFLLQQASGLSSPGNNDSKQSASAVQVPVSVAMMSPQMLTPQQMQQILSPPQLQALLQQQQALMLQQLQEYYKKQQEQLHLQLLTQQQAGKPQPKEALGNKQLAFQQQLLQMQQLQQQHLLNLQRQGLVSLQPNQASGPLQTLPQASPVSPTAAVCPTDLPQLWKGEGAPGQPAEDSVKQEGLDLTGTAATATSFAVPPKVSPPLSHHTLPNGQPTVLTSRRDSSSHEETPSSHPLYGHGECKWPGCETLCEDLGQFIKHLNTEHALDDRSTAQCRVQMQVVQQLEIQLAKESERLQAMMAHLHMRPSEPKPFSQPVTVSAADSFPDGLVHPPTSAAAPVTPLRPPGLGSASLHGGGPARRRSSDKFCSPISSELAQNHEFYKNADVRPPFTYASLIRQAILETPDRQLTLNEIYNWFTRMFAYFRRNTATWKNAVRHNLSLHKCFVRVENVKGAVWTVDEREYQKRRPPKMTGSPTLVKNMISGLSYGALNASYQAALAESSFPLLNSPGMLNPGSASSLLPLSHDDVGAPVEPLPSNGSSSPPRLSPPQYSHQVQVKEEPAEAEEDRQPGPPLGTPNPSASGPPEDRDLEEELPGEELS is encoded by the exons GCTCTCCAAGTGGCCCGGCAGTTCCTGCTGCAGCAGGCCTCAGGCCTGAGCTCCCCAGGGAACAATGACAGCAAACAGTCTGCCTCTGCTGTGCAG GTGCCTGTATCGGTGGCCATGATGTCGCCGCAGATGCTTACCCCGCAACAGATGCAGCAGATCCTGTCGCCCCCGCAGCTGCAGGCCTTGCTCCAGCAGCAGCAAGCCCTCATGCTCCAGCAG CTGCAGGAGTACTACAAGAAGCAGCAGgagcagctccacctgcagctccTCACCCAGCAGCAGGCTGGGAAGCCGCAGCCCAAAGAG GCACTGGGGAACAAGCAGCTGGCCTTCCAGCAGCAGCTCCTGCAAATGCAACAGTTGCAGCAGCAGCACCTGCTCAACCTGCAGAGGCAGGGGCTGGTCAGCCTGCAGCCCAACCAAGCCTCGGGGCCCCTCCAGACCCTTCCGCAAG CCTCCCCTGTCTCTCCCACAGCAGCTGTTTGCCCAACAGACCTGCCCCAGCTGTGGAAGGGCGAGGGTGCCCCCGGGCAGCCTGCCGAGGACAGCGTCAAGCAGGAGGGGCTGGACCTCACTGGCACGGCCGCCACCGCTACCTCGTTCGCCGTTCCCCCCAAGGTCTCACCCCCCCTCTCCCACCATACCCTGCCCAACGGACAGCCCACTGTGCTCACATCTCGGAGAGACAG CTCTTCCCACGAGGAGACCCCCAGCTCCCACCCCCTGTACGGACATGGAGAGTGCAAGTGGCCAGGCTGTGAGACCCTGTGTGAAGACCTGGGCCAGTTTATCAA ACACCTCAACACAGAGCACGCCCTGGATGACCGGAGTACAGCCCAGTGCCGGGTACAGATGCAGGTGGTGCAGCAGCTGGAGATCCAG CTCGCCAAGGAGAGCGAGCGGCTGCAGGCCATGATGGCCCACCTGCACATGCGGCCCTCGGAACCCAAGCCCTTCAGCCAGCCA GTGACCGTCTCTGCAGCAGACTCGTTCCCAGATGGTCTCGTGCACCCCCCGACCTCGGCCGCAGCCCCTGTCACCCCCCTACGGCCCCCTGGCCTGGGCTCTGCCTCCCTGCATGGTGGGGGCCCAGCCCGTCGGAGAAGCAGCGACAAGTTCTGCTCCCCCATCTCCTCAG AGCTGGCCCAGAATCATGAGTTCTACAAGAACGCCGACGTCCGGCCCCCCTTCACCTACGCCTCCCTCATCCGCCAG GCCATCCTGGAAACCCCTGACAGGCAGCTGACCCTGAATGAGATCTATAACTGGTTCACCAGGATGTTCGCCTATTTCCGCAGAAACACTGCCACCTGGAAG AACGCCGTGCGCCACAACCTCAGCCTGCACAAGTGCTTCGTCCGCGTGGAGAACGTCAAGGGTGCCGTGTGGACTGTGGACGAGCGGGAGTATCAGAAGCGGAGACCGCCAAAGATGACAGG GAGCCCCACCCTGGTGAAGAACATGATCTCGGGCCTCAGCTATGGAGCACTTAATGCCAGCTACCAG GCCGCCCTGGCCGAGAGCAGCTTCCCCCTCCTCAACAGCCCTGGCATGCTGAACCCTGGCTCCGCCAGCAGCCTGCTGCCCCTCAGCCACGATGACGTGGGTGCCCCCGTAGAGCCGCTGCCCAGCAACGGCAGCAGCAGCCCTCCTcgcctctccccaccccagtACAG CCACCAGGTGCAGGTGAAGGAGGAGCCAGCAGAGGCGGAGGAAGACAGGCAGCCCGGGCCTCCCCTGGGCACCCCTAACCCCAGCGCCTCGGGGCCTCCGGAAGACAGGGACCTGGAGGAGGAGCTGCCGGGAGAAGAACTGTCCTAA
- the FOXP4 gene encoding forkhead box protein P4 isoform X6, producing MMVESASETIRSAPSGQNGVGSLSGQADGSSGGATGTTASGTGREVTTGADSNGEMSPAELLHFQQQQALQVARQFLLQQASGLSSPGNNDSKQSASAVQVPVSVAMMSPQMLTPQQMQQILSPPQLQALLQQQQALMLQQLQEYYKKQQEQLHLQLLTQQQAGKPQPKEALGNKQLAFQQQLLQMQQLQQQHLLNLQRQGLVSLQPNQASGPLQTLPQASPVSPTAAVCPTDLPQLWKGEGAPGQPAEDSVKQEGLDLTGTAATATSFAVPPKVSPPLSHHTLPNGQPTVLTSRRDSSSHEETPSSHPLYGHGECKWPGCETLCEDLGQFIKHLNTEHALDDRSTAQCRVQMQVVQQLEIQLAKESERLQAMMAHLHMRPSEPKPFSQPLNPVPGSSSFSKVTVSAADSFPDGLVHPPTSAAAPVTPLRPPGLGSASLHGGGPARRRSSDKFCSPISSELAQNHEFYKNADVRPPFTYASLIRQAILETPDRQLTLNEIYNWFTRMFAYFRRNTATWKNAVRHNLSLHKCFVRVENVKGAVWTVDEREYQKRRPPKMTGSPTLVKNMISGLSYGALNASYQAALAESSFPLLNSPGMLNPGSASSLLPLSHDDVGAPVEPLPSNGSSSPPRLSPPQYSHQVQVKEEPAEAEEDRQPGPPLGTPNPSASGPPEDRDLEEELPGEELS from the exons GCTCTCCAAGTGGCCCGGCAGTTCCTGCTGCAGCAGGCCTCAGGCCTGAGCTCCCCAGGGAACAATGACAGCAAACAGTCTGCCTCTGCTGTGCAG GTGCCTGTATCGGTGGCCATGATGTCGCCGCAGATGCTTACCCCGCAACAGATGCAGCAGATCCTGTCGCCCCCGCAGCTGCAGGCCTTGCTCCAGCAGCAGCAAGCCCTCATGCTCCAGCAG CTGCAGGAGTACTACAAGAAGCAGCAGgagcagctccacctgcagctccTCACCCAGCAGCAGGCTGGGAAGCCGCAGCCCAAAGAG GCACTGGGGAACAAGCAGCTGGCCTTCCAGCAGCAGCTCCTGCAAATGCAACAGTTGCAGCAGCAGCACCTGCTCAACCTGCAGAGGCAGGGGCTGGTCAGCCTGCAGCCCAACCAAGCCTCGGGGCCCCTCCAGACCCTTCCGCAAG CCTCCCCTGTCTCTCCCACAGCAGCTGTTTGCCCAACAGACCTGCCCCAGCTGTGGAAGGGCGAGGGTGCCCCCGGGCAGCCTGCCGAGGACAGCGTCAAGCAGGAGGGGCTGGACCTCACTGGCACGGCCGCCACCGCTACCTCGTTCGCCGTTCCCCCCAAGGTCTCACCCCCCCTCTCCCACCATACCCTGCCCAACGGACAGCCCACTGTGCTCACATCTCGGAGAGACAG CTCTTCCCACGAGGAGACCCCCAGCTCCCACCCCCTGTACGGACATGGAGAGTGCAAGTGGCCAGGCTGTGAGACCCTGTGTGAAGACCTGGGCCAGTTTATCAA ACACCTCAACACAGAGCACGCCCTGGATGACCGGAGTACAGCCCAGTGCCGGGTACAGATGCAGGTGGTGCAGCAGCTGGAGATCCAG CTCGCCAAGGAGAGCGAGCGGCTGCAGGCCATGATGGCCCACCTGCACATGCGGCCCTCGGAACCCAAGCCCTTCAGCCAGCCA CTGAACCCGGTCCCCGGCTCCTCCTCATTCTCCAAGGTGACCGTCTCTGCAGCAGACTCGTTCCCAGATGGTCTCGTGCACCCCCCGACCTCGGCCGCAGCCCCTGTCACCCCCCTACGGCCCCCTGGCCTGGGCTCTGCCTCCCTGCATGGTGGGGGCCCAGCCCGTCGGAGAAGCAGCGACAAGTTCTGCTCCCCCATCTCCTCAG AGCTGGCCCAGAATCATGAGTTCTACAAGAACGCCGACGTCCGGCCCCCCTTCACCTACGCCTCCCTCATCCGCCAG GCCATCCTGGAAACCCCTGACAGGCAGCTGACCCTGAATGAGATCTATAACTGGTTCACCAGGATGTTCGCCTATTTCCGCAGAAACACTGCCACCTGGAAG AACGCCGTGCGCCACAACCTCAGCCTGCACAAGTGCTTCGTCCGCGTGGAGAACGTCAAGGGTGCCGTGTGGACTGTGGACGAGCGGGAGTATCAGAAGCGGAGACCGCCAAAGATGACAGG GAGCCCCACCCTGGTGAAGAACATGATCTCGGGCCTCAGCTATGGAGCACTTAATGCCAGCTACCAG GCCGCCCTGGCCGAGAGCAGCTTCCCCCTCCTCAACAGCCCTGGCATGCTGAACCCTGGCTCCGCCAGCAGCCTGCTGCCCCTCAGCCACGATGACGTGGGTGCCCCCGTAGAGCCGCTGCCCAGCAACGGCAGCAGCAGCCCTCCTcgcctctccccaccccagtACAG CCACCAGGTGCAGGTGAAGGAGGAGCCAGCAGAGGCGGAGGAAGACAGGCAGCCCGGGCCTCCCCTGGGCACCCCTAACCCCAGCGCCTCGGGGCCTCCGGAAGACAGGGACCTGGAGGAGGAGCTGCCGGGAGAAGAACTGTCCTAA
- the FOXP4 gene encoding forkhead box protein P4 isoform X7 — MMVESASETIRSAPSGQNGVGSLSGQADGSSGGATGTTASGTGREVTTGADSNGEMSPAELLHFQQQQALQVARQFLLQQASGLSSPGNNDSKQSASAVQVPVSVAMMSPQMLTPQQMQQILSPPQLQALLQQQQALMLQQLQEYYKKQQEQLHLQLLTQQQAGKPQPKEALGNKQLAFQQQLLQMQQLQQQHLLNLQRQGLVSLQPNQASGPLQTLPQAAVCPTDLPQLWKGEGAPGQPAEDSVKQEGLDLTGTAATATSFAVPPKVSPPLSHHTLPNGQPTVLTSRRDSSSHEETPSSHPLYGHGECKWPGCETLCEDLGQFIKHLNTEHALDDRSTAQCRVQMQVVQQLEIQLAKESERLQAMMAHLHMRPSEPKPFSQPLNPVPGSSSFSKVTVSAADSFPDGLVHPPTSAAAPVTPLRPPGLGSASLHGGGPARRRSSDKFCSPISSELAQNHEFYKNADVRPPFTYASLIRQAILETPDRQLTLNEIYNWFTRMFAYFRRNTATWKNAVRHNLSLHKCFVRVENVKGAVWTVDEREYQKRRPPKMTGSPTLVKNMISGLSYGALNASYQAALAESSFPLLNSPGMLNPGSASSLLPLSHDDVGAPVEPLPSNGSSSPPRLSPPQYSHQVQVKEEPAEAEEDRQPGPPLGTPNPSASGPPEDRDLEEELPGEELS; from the exons GCTCTCCAAGTGGCCCGGCAGTTCCTGCTGCAGCAGGCCTCAGGCCTGAGCTCCCCAGGGAACAATGACAGCAAACAGTCTGCCTCTGCTGTGCAG GTGCCTGTATCGGTGGCCATGATGTCGCCGCAGATGCTTACCCCGCAACAGATGCAGCAGATCCTGTCGCCCCCGCAGCTGCAGGCCTTGCTCCAGCAGCAGCAAGCCCTCATGCTCCAGCAG CTGCAGGAGTACTACAAGAAGCAGCAGgagcagctccacctgcagctccTCACCCAGCAGCAGGCTGGGAAGCCGCAGCCCAAAGAG GCACTGGGGAACAAGCAGCTGGCCTTCCAGCAGCAGCTCCTGCAAATGCAACAGTTGCAGCAGCAGCACCTGCTCAACCTGCAGAGGCAGGGGCTGGTCAGCCTGCAGCCCAACCAAGCCTCGGGGCCCCTCCAGACCCTTCCGCAAG CAGCTGTTTGCCCAACAGACCTGCCCCAGCTGTGGAAGGGCGAGGGTGCCCCCGGGCAGCCTGCCGAGGACAGCGTCAAGCAGGAGGGGCTGGACCTCACTGGCACGGCCGCCACCGCTACCTCGTTCGCCGTTCCCCCCAAGGTCTCACCCCCCCTCTCCCACCATACCCTGCCCAACGGACAGCCCACTGTGCTCACATCTCGGAGAGACAG CTCTTCCCACGAGGAGACCCCCAGCTCCCACCCCCTGTACGGACATGGAGAGTGCAAGTGGCCAGGCTGTGAGACCCTGTGTGAAGACCTGGGCCAGTTTATCAA ACACCTCAACACAGAGCACGCCCTGGATGACCGGAGTACAGCCCAGTGCCGGGTACAGATGCAGGTGGTGCAGCAGCTGGAGATCCAG CTCGCCAAGGAGAGCGAGCGGCTGCAGGCCATGATGGCCCACCTGCACATGCGGCCCTCGGAACCCAAGCCCTTCAGCCAGCCA CTGAACCCGGTCCCCGGCTCCTCCTCATTCTCCAAGGTGACCGTCTCTGCAGCAGACTCGTTCCCAGATGGTCTCGTGCACCCCCCGACCTCGGCCGCAGCCCCTGTCACCCCCCTACGGCCCCCTGGCCTGGGCTCTGCCTCCCTGCATGGTGGGGGCCCAGCCCGTCGGAGAAGCAGCGACAAGTTCTGCTCCCCCATCTCCTCAG AGCTGGCCCAGAATCATGAGTTCTACAAGAACGCCGACGTCCGGCCCCCCTTCACCTACGCCTCCCTCATCCGCCAG GCCATCCTGGAAACCCCTGACAGGCAGCTGACCCTGAATGAGATCTATAACTGGTTCACCAGGATGTTCGCCTATTTCCGCAGAAACACTGCCACCTGGAAG AACGCCGTGCGCCACAACCTCAGCCTGCACAAGTGCTTCGTCCGCGTGGAGAACGTCAAGGGTGCCGTGTGGACTGTGGACGAGCGGGAGTATCAGAAGCGGAGACCGCCAAAGATGACAGG GAGCCCCACCCTGGTGAAGAACATGATCTCGGGCCTCAGCTATGGAGCACTTAATGCCAGCTACCAG GCCGCCCTGGCCGAGAGCAGCTTCCCCCTCCTCAACAGCCCTGGCATGCTGAACCCTGGCTCCGCCAGCAGCCTGCTGCCCCTCAGCCACGATGACGTGGGTGCCCCCGTAGAGCCGCTGCCCAGCAACGGCAGCAGCAGCCCTCCTcgcctctccccaccccagtACAG CCACCAGGTGCAGGTGAAGGAGGAGCCAGCAGAGGCGGAGGAAGACAGGCAGCCCGGGCCTCCCCTGGGCACCCCTAACCCCAGCGCCTCGGGGCCTCCGGAAGACAGGGACCTGGAGGAGGAGCTGCCGGGAGAAGAACTGTCCTAA
- the FOXP4 gene encoding forkhead box protein P4 isoform X2 codes for MMVESASETIRSAPSGQNGVGSLSGQADGSSGGATGTTASGTGREVTTGADSNGEMSPAELLHFQQQQALQVARQFLLQQASGLSSPGNNDSKQSASAVQVPVSVAMMSPQMLTPQQMQQILSPPQLQALLQQQQALMLQQLQEYYKKQQEQLHLQLLTQQQAGKPQPKEALGNKQLAFQQQLLQMQQLQQQHLLNLQRQGLVSLQPNQASGPLQTLPQAAVCPTDLPQLWKGEGAPGQPAEDSVKQEGLDLTGTAATATSFAVPPKVSPPLSHHTLPNGQPTVLTSRRDSSSHEETPSSHPLYGHGECKWPGCETLCEDLGQFIKHLNTEHALDDRSTAQCRVQMQVVQQLEIQLAKESERLQAMMAHLHMRPSEPKPFSQPLNPVPGSSSFSKVTVSAADSFPDGLVHPPTSAAAPVTPLRPPGLGSASLHGGGPARRRSSDKFCSPISSELAQNHEFYKNADVRPPFTYASLIRQAILETPDRQLTLNEIYNWFTRMFAYFRRNTATWKNAVRHNLSLHKCFVRVENVKGAVWTVDEREYQKRRPPKMTGSPTLVKNMISGLSYGALNASYQAALAESSFPLLNSPGMLNPGSASSLLPLSHDDVGAPVEPLPSNGSSSPPRLSPPQYRRSLALLPRLECNGKILAHCNLCLLGSRDSPASASQVAGITGACHHARLIILYLVENGVLPCWPGWSRTPDFSHQVQVKEEPAEAEEDRQPGPPLGTPNPSASGPPEDRDLEEELPGEELS; via the exons GCTCTCCAAGTGGCCCGGCAGTTCCTGCTGCAGCAGGCCTCAGGCCTGAGCTCCCCAGGGAACAATGACAGCAAACAGTCTGCCTCTGCTGTGCAG GTGCCTGTATCGGTGGCCATGATGTCGCCGCAGATGCTTACCCCGCAACAGATGCAGCAGATCCTGTCGCCCCCGCAGCTGCAGGCCTTGCTCCAGCAGCAGCAAGCCCTCATGCTCCAGCAG CTGCAGGAGTACTACAAGAAGCAGCAGgagcagctccacctgcagctccTCACCCAGCAGCAGGCTGGGAAGCCGCAGCCCAAAGAG GCACTGGGGAACAAGCAGCTGGCCTTCCAGCAGCAGCTCCTGCAAATGCAACAGTTGCAGCAGCAGCACCTGCTCAACCTGCAGAGGCAGGGGCTGGTCAGCCTGCAGCCCAACCAAGCCTCGGGGCCCCTCCAGACCCTTCCGCAAG CAGCTGTTTGCCCAACAGACCTGCCCCAGCTGTGGAAGGGCGAGGGTGCCCCCGGGCAGCCTGCCGAGGACAGCGTCAAGCAGGAGGGGCTGGACCTCACTGGCACGGCCGCCACCGCTACCTCGTTCGCCGTTCCCCCCAAGGTCTCACCCCCCCTCTCCCACCATACCCTGCCCAACGGACAGCCCACTGTGCTCACATCTCGGAGAGACAG CTCTTCCCACGAGGAGACCCCCAGCTCCCACCCCCTGTACGGACATGGAGAGTGCAAGTGGCCAGGCTGTGAGACCCTGTGTGAAGACCTGGGCCAGTTTATCAA ACACCTCAACACAGAGCACGCCCTGGATGACCGGAGTACAGCCCAGTGCCGGGTACAGATGCAGGTGGTGCAGCAGCTGGAGATCCAG CTCGCCAAGGAGAGCGAGCGGCTGCAGGCCATGATGGCCCACCTGCACATGCGGCCCTCGGAACCCAAGCCCTTCAGCCAGCCA CTGAACCCGGTCCCCGGCTCCTCCTCATTCTCCAAGGTGACCGTCTCTGCAGCAGACTCGTTCCCAGATGGTCTCGTGCACCCCCCGACCTCGGCCGCAGCCCCTGTCACCCCCCTACGGCCCCCTGGCCTGGGCTCTGCCTCCCTGCATGGTGGGGGCCCAGCCCGTCGGAGAAGCAGCGACAAGTTCTGCTCCCCCATCTCCTCAG AGCTGGCCCAGAATCATGAGTTCTACAAGAACGCCGACGTCCGGCCCCCCTTCACCTACGCCTCCCTCATCCGCCAG GCCATCCTGGAAACCCCTGACAGGCAGCTGACCCTGAATGAGATCTATAACTGGTTCACCAGGATGTTCGCCTATTTCCGCAGAAACACTGCCACCTGGAAG AACGCCGTGCGCCACAACCTCAGCCTGCACAAGTGCTTCGTCCGCGTGGAGAACGTCAAGGGTGCCGTGTGGACTGTGGACGAGCGGGAGTATCAGAAGCGGAGACCGCCAAAGATGACAGG GAGCCCCACCCTGGTGAAGAACATGATCTCGGGCCTCAGCTATGGAGCACTTAATGCCAGCTACCAG GCCGCCCTGGCCGAGAGCAGCTTCCCCCTCCTCAACAGCCCTGGCATGCTGAACCCTGGCTCCGCCAGCAGCCTGCTGCCCCTCAGCCACGATGACGTGGGTGCCCCCGTAGAGCCGCTGCCCAGCAACGGCAGCAGCAGCCCTCCTcgcctctccccaccccagtACAG acggagtctcgctctattacccaggctggagtgtaatggcaagatcttggctcactgcaacctctgcctcctgggttcacgtgattctcctgcctcagcctcccaagtagctggaattacaggcgcctgccaccacgcccgactaattattttgtatttagtagagaatggggttttaccatgctggccaggctggtctcgaactcctgatttcag CCACCAGGTGCAGGTGAAGGAGGAGCCAGCAGAGGCGGAGGAAGACAGGCAGCCCGGGCCTCCCCTGGGCACCCCTAACCCCAGCGCCTCGGGGCCTCCGGAAGACAGGGACCTGGAGGAGGAGCTGCCGGGAGAAGAACTGTCCTAA